The Nitrosomonas cryotolerans ATCC 49181 genome includes a window with the following:
- a CDS encoding SDR family oxidoreductase: MRTVLITGANRGIGLEFVRQYAVDGWRVLACSRHPAASDALNNLAVQYADLIAVYALDVEKPEQIENLSQMLSNEVIDLLINNAGIYPSERVNDFGRTDYEAWVRAFQVNTMAPLKIAESLIMQVARSNLKMIVTLTSKMGSIADNHRGGSYVYRSSKAAVNIVMKSMAIDLKPTGITAVLLHPGWVRTDMGGPNGLISVEQSVTGMRDVISHLTLADSGKFYAFDGQTIPW, translated from the coding sequence ATGAGAACTGTTTTAATTACAGGCGCTAATCGAGGGATTGGATTGGAGTTTGTACGGCAATATGCCGTTGATGGTTGGCGTGTCTTAGCTTGCAGCCGTCATCCGGCGGCATCGGATGCTCTGAATAATCTGGCGGTGCAATACGCCGATTTGATTGCGGTATATGCACTTGATGTTGAAAAACCGGAACAAATCGAAAATTTGTCACAAATGTTATCGAATGAAGTGATTGATTTACTAATTAATAATGCAGGTATTTATCCATCAGAACGGGTCAATGATTTTGGCAGAACAGATTATGAGGCATGGGTAAGGGCATTTCAAGTGAATACCATGGCGCCACTCAAAATAGCTGAATCGTTGATTATGCAGGTGGCCAGAAGTAATTTGAAAATGATCGTCACTCTTACCAGTAAAATGGGAAGCATAGCTGATAATCACCGAGGCGGCAGTTATGTTTATCGATCTAGTAAAGCAGCTGTAAATATCGTCATGAAAAGTATGGCCATTGATCTGAAGCCAACCGGTATTACTGCCGTTTTATTACATCCAGGCTGGGTGAGGACTGATATGGGAGGCCCCAATGGGCTTATTTCCGTAGAACAGAGCGTAACAGGAATGCGTGATGTAATTAGCCATCTGACTCTCGCCGATTCTGGGAAATTTTATGCGTTTGATGGTCAGACTATTCCGTGGTAA